The Fusarium graminearum PH-1 chromosome 2, whole genome shotgun sequence genome includes a region encoding these proteins:
- a CDS encoding NCS6 protein: protein MAPAPCFRCKNNRAVVKRPKNHHKLCRDCFIQVFEDEVHHTITSSKLFFRGERVAIGASGGKDSTVLASVMKTLNERHDYGLDLVLLSVDEGIKGYRDDSLETVKRNAVQYDMPLEIVGYDELYGWTMDQVVETIGKKGNCTYCGVFRRQALDRGAKKLAIQHVITGHNADDVAETVLMNLLRGDMPRLSRSTSIVTGNSSSEVMRSKPLKYAYEKEIVLYAHHKKLDYFSTECIYSPEAFRGTARGLIKNLEKVRPSAILDIVRSGEDMARLTPDKGQGACGGCDEGEGIGGCGSANGRTSGNEMAQVEASLKKQHKSAALETEITTNGTPKDDAVPLPVRTKKAKQKEAPPAPKQSLGKCIKCGYMSSQTMCQACTLLEGLNKNRAEIAI, encoded by the coding sequence ATGGCACCTGCACCTTGCTTCCGGTGTAAAAATAACAGGGCTGTTGTAAAGCGACCCAAGAACCACCACAAGTTATGTCGAGACTGCTTCATTCAGgtttttgaagatgaagtccACCATacaatcacatcatcaaAGCTCTTCTTCCGGGGTGAACGAGTTGCTATTGGTGCTTCAGGTGGCAAGGATtcaacagtcttggcctctGTGATGAAAACGTTGAACGAGCGACACGACTACGGGCTGGATCTTGTATTGCTCAGTGTCGACGAAGGTATCAAGGGATATCGAGACGACTCACTGGAGACAGTCAAGCGAAATGCCGTTCAGTACGACATGCCCCTGGAGATTGTCGGCTATGATGAGCTGTATGGATGGACTATGGATCAGGTTGTCGAAACTATTGGAAAGAAGGGAAACTGCACGTACTGTGGTGTTTTCCGACGACAGGCTTTGGATCGAGGGGCCAAGAAACTGGCCATTCAACATGTCATTACCGGTCACAACGCCGACGATGTCGCTGAAACCGTTCTCATGAACCTTTTACGAGGAGATATGCCCCGATTATCTCGAAGTACCAGCATCGTTACCGGAAACTCGAGCAGCGAGGTCATGAGAAGCAAGCCTCTCAAGTATGCTtacgagaaggagattgTTCTTTATGCACACCACAAGAAGCTGGACTACTTCAGCACCGAGTGTATATACAGCCCAGAGGCTTTCAGAGGCACGGCTCGAGGACTTATCAAGAATCTCGAAAAGGTGCGGCCAAGCGCAATCTTGGACATTGTCAGGAGCGGAGAGGACATGGCTCGTCTTACACCCGACAAGGGCCAAGGGGCATGCGGCGGTTGCGATGAGGGCGAGGGGATTGGAGGCTGTGGTTCGGCCAACGGGCGAACTTCTGGCAACGAGATGGCCCAGGTTGAGGCtagcttgaagaagcagcacaagTCTGCAGCTCTTGAGACAGAGATTACAACCAACGGAACCCCCAAGGACGATGCCGTACCTCTACCAGTCAGgacaaagaaggcaaagCAGAAGGAGGCACCGCCTGCACCGAAGCAGAGTTTAGGCAAATGTATCAAGTGTGGCTACATGTCGAGTCAGACCATGTGCCAGGCTTGTACACTGCTGGAGGGTCTGAATAAGAATAGAGCAGAGATAGCGATATAA
- a CDS encoding 60S ribosomal protein L8, which yields MPPNKSGKKVAPAPFPQGKAGKKAAKNPLLEKRPRNYGIGQDIQPKRNVSRMVKWPEYVRLQRQKKILQMRLKVPPALAQFQHVLDRNTAAQAFKLLNKYRPETKAEKKERLLQEATAVKEGKKKEDVSKKPYTVKYGLNHVVGLIENKKASLVLIPNDVEPIELVVFLPSLCKKMGIPYAIVKGKARLGTVVHKKTAAVLAITEVRSEDKTELSKLISAVKDGYLEKHDQARRQWGGGIMGAKAQMKIIKKQKALEAATKI from the exons ATG CCTCCCAACAAATCCGGCAAGAAGGTCGCTCCCGCCCCTTTCCCTCAGGGTaaggctggcaagaaggccGCTAAG AACCCTCTCCTCGAGAAGCGACCCCGCAACTACGGTATCGGCCAGGACATCCAGCCCAAGCGAAATGTCTCTCGCATGGTCAAGTGGCCCGAGTATGTCCGTCTTCAgcgccagaagaagatccttcAGATGCGCCTGAAGGTTCCCCCGGCTCTCGCTCAGTTCCAGCACGTCCTCGACCGCAACACTGCTGCCCAGGCTttcaagctcctcaacaagtACCGAcctgagaccaaggccgagaagaaggagcgTCTCCTCCAGGAGGCTACCGCCgtcaaggagggcaagaagaaggaggatgtCTCCAAGAAGCCCTACACCGTCAAGTACGGCCTCAACCACGTTGTCGGCCTgattgagaacaagaaggcttCTCTCGTCCTCATCCCCAACGACGTCGAGCCCATTGAGCTCGTTgtcttccttccttctctctGCAAGAAGATGGGTATCCCCTACGCCattgtcaagggcaaggcccGTCTCGGAACGGTCGTCCACAAGAAG ACCGCTGCTGTCCTCGCCATCACCGAGGTCCGCTCCGAGGACAAGACTGAGCTCTCCAAGCTCATCTCCGCTGTCAAGGATGGTTACCTTGAGAAGCACGACCAGGCCCGCCGACAGTGGGGTGGTGGTATCATGGGTGCCAAGGCTCagatgaagatcatcaagaagcagaaggctCTCGAGGCTGCTACCAAGATCTAA